The proteins below are encoded in one region of Geobacter sp.:
- the ybgF gene encoding tol-pal system protein YbgF, with amino-acid sequence MQMLRIVVAGLAVLFLAGCATRNDLAVVRQDLDEMKGRTLRMERDLGGVRSETREGLEKNLKGVQGEIDNLRRSAADLQANLDNAKVDMQVLGGKVDDLSQQSRKPADEIALLKEDTDRRQSAVEARLEKLEKGMEELQKQLAEQRTREAEKTPDAIYQRGIDAYKANDLAKAREQFMRFIELFPNHDLTANAHYWLGETYYSDKVYDQAILEFEKVIKNFPTKGKVPAALLKQGMAFNELGDTKSARFVYKKLIENYPLADEVKMAKEKLKALK; translated from the coding sequence ATGCAGATGTTACGAATTGTAGTTGCCGGCCTAGCGGTGTTGTTCCTTGCCGGATGTGCGACCAGAAACGATCTTGCCGTTGTTCGTCAGGATCTGGACGAGATGAAGGGCAGGACCCTGCGGATGGAGAGGGATCTGGGGGGGGTGCGGAGCGAGACCCGCGAAGGGCTGGAAAAGAACCTGAAAGGGGTCCAGGGGGAGATCGATAACCTGCGCAGGTCTGCAGCCGATCTGCAGGCAAACCTGGACAACGCCAAGGTGGATATGCAGGTGCTGGGGGGAAAGGTTGACGATCTGTCCCAGCAATCCCGGAAACCGGCCGACGAGATCGCCCTGCTCAAGGAGGATACGGATCGTCGTCAGTCAGCCGTTGAAGCGCGGCTGGAAAAGCTGGAGAAGGGGATGGAGGAGCTGCAGAAACAGCTTGCTGAGCAGCGCACCCGCGAAGCGGAAAAGACCCCTGACGCCATATACCAGCGTGGCATCGATGCGTACAAGGCAAACGATCTTGCCAAGGCGCGCGAACAGTTCATGCGTTTCATAGAACTGTTTCCCAACCACGACCTGACGGCAAATGCCCATTACTGGCTGGGTGAGACCTACTACTCGGACAAGGTCTATGATCAGGCCATTCTGGAGTTCGAAAAGGTCATCAAGAATTTCCCCACCAAGGGGAAGGTTCCCGCAGCCCTGCTCAAGCAGGGAATGGCCTTCAATGAGCTGGGCGACACCAAAAGCGCCCGTTTTGTCTACAAAAAGCTGATCGAGAACTATCCGCTGGCAGATGAGGTGAAAATGGCCAAGGAGAAGTTGAAGGCCCTGAAATAG
- a CDS encoding carbon-nitrogen family hydrolase — MSRSVRAAAIQFNIRLGDIDANVATVREAVARVAAQGCQLAVLPEVWSSGFAYRELNELARRTPELVEEMGRLSAEYGMVLVGSLPEPDGDKVCNTAYILDQGNLAGKYRKIHLFSLMNEDRSFTGGDHWVVADTSAGRIGVFICYDLRFPELARRLAVEGAEILVVPGEWPKPREEHWRTLLRARAIENQLFLVAANCCGVTGKLDFFGSSLIVGPKGELLAEGGYEPAELVTDLDFAGMEKWREQITCFRDRKPECY; from the coding sequence ATGTCCCGATCTGTCAGGGCGGCAGCCATCCAGTTCAATATCAGGCTCGGCGATATCGATGCCAATGTGGCGACCGTTCGGGAGGCTGTGGCCAGGGTTGCTGCGCAGGGCTGCCAGTTGGCAGTGCTACCCGAGGTCTGGAGCAGCGGCTTTGCCTACCGGGAGCTGAACGAGCTGGCGCGCCGGACCCCCGAGCTGGTGGAGGAGATGGGGCGGTTGTCGGCCGAGTACGGGATGGTGCTGGTGGGGAGTCTGCCCGAGCCGGATGGCGACAAGGTTTGCAATACCGCATACATCCTCGATCAGGGGAACCTGGCCGGGAAGTATCGCAAGATTCACCTCTTTTCCCTGATGAACGAGGATCGCTCCTTTACCGGCGGCGACCACTGGGTGGTGGCGGACACCAGTGCCGGCCGGATCGGTGTTTTTATCTGTTATGACCTCCGTTTTCCCGAGCTGGCGCGCCGGTTGGCGGTTGAGGGGGCCGAGATCCTGGTGGTACCCGGCGAATGGCCGAAACCGAGGGAGGAGCACTGGCGGACCCTGCTGCGGGCCCGCGCCATTGAGAACCAGCTCTTCCTGGTGGCGGCAAACTGCTGCGGGGTGACCGGGAAGCTGGACTTTTTCGGTTCGAGCCTGATCGTCGGTCCCAAGGGGGAGCTCTTGGCCGAGGGGGGGTACGAGCCGGCCGAGCTGGTGACTGACCTGGACTTCGCCGGGATGGAGAAGTGGCGCGAGCAGATTACCTGTTTCAGGGATCGCAAGCCGGAATGCTATTAA
- the hemW gene encoding radical SAM family heme chaperone HemW codes for MRLSLYVHIPFCTRKCRYCDFASLAGSSIPPEEYVAAMLREMTLRRQSFPRQPETSTLYIGGGTPSLLAPHLIGSLIDAAAEHYALSATAEITLEANPGTVTLESLAGYRSAGVNRLSLGVQSLDDGLLEMLGRIHSAAEARQAVAMARAAGFDNLGIDLIHSLPGQSLTAWEQTLAEAVALGPEHISAYGLSIEEGTPFHAMMEQGELELPDDEIAARMLETTMELLPAEGYAQYEISNFSRPGRRSRHNQVYWQRGNYLGFGAAAHSFLREPLFGRRWNNPTAPLDYLHVLDTGTLPDEQAMRLSRRDAMGEAVFLGLRLLEGIDPAAFAAEFGESLETAYPGALKRHFTDGLLQEKGGRINLTKKGLLLANRVFASFV; via the coding sequence ATGCGGCTCTCCCTCTACGTTCACATCCCCTTCTGCACCAGGAAATGCCGGTACTGCGACTTTGCCTCCCTGGCCGGGTCGTCCATACCCCCCGAAGAATACGTTGCAGCCATGCTGCGGGAAATGACGTTGCGTCGTCAATCCTTTCCCCGACAGCCGGAAACGTCAACACTCTATATCGGCGGCGGGACCCCGTCGCTCCTGGCTCCACACCTGATCGGGTCGCTGATCGACGCAGCGGCAGAGCACTACGCCCTTTCCGCCACGGCGGAGATCACCCTGGAGGCAAACCCCGGGACGGTTACCCTGGAGAGCCTTGCCGGTTACCGTTCGGCAGGGGTCAATCGGCTGTCACTGGGGGTACAGTCCCTGGATGATGGTCTGCTGGAGATGCTGGGGCGTATCCATTCGGCAGCCGAAGCCAGGCAGGCAGTGGCCATGGCCCGTGCGGCAGGGTTCGACAACCTGGGGATCGACCTGATCCACTCGCTCCCCGGCCAGAGCCTGACCGCCTGGGAACAGACGCTGGCAGAGGCAGTTGCACTCGGCCCGGAGCATATCTCGGCCTATGGTCTGAGCATCGAGGAGGGAACGCCGTTTCACGCCATGATGGAGCAGGGGGAGCTGGAGCTCCCTGACGATGAGATCGCAGCCCGGATGCTGGAAACGACCATGGAACTGCTGCCCGCAGAAGGGTATGCACAGTACGAAATCTCCAATTTTTCCCGGCCCGGCCGCCGGTCCCGGCACAACCAGGTCTACTGGCAGCGGGGCAACTACCTCGGCTTCGGCGCTGCCGCCCACTCGTTCCTGCGCGAACCCCTCTTCGGGCGGCGTTGGAACAATCCCACGGCACCGCTCGATTACCTGCATGTGCTCGACACCGGTACCCTTCCGGATGAGCAGGCCATGCGGCTCTCCCGCCGGGATGCCATGGGCGAGGCCGTCTTTCTGGGGCTCAGGCTGCTGGAGGGGATCGATCCGGCGGCCTTTGCAGCAGAATTCGGCGAGTCGCTGGAGACGGCCTACCCCGGCGCCCTGAAACGACATTTCACGGACGGCCTGCTGCAGGAAAAGGGCGGCCGCATCAACCTCACCAAAAAGGGGCTACTCCTGGCCAACCGGGTCTTCGCATCCTTTGTCTGA
- the pal gene encoding peptidoglycan-associated lipoprotein Pal — MRKVVFGSIVVLFSAMLVLGGCAKQEVVKKDEPVAAAVPPSAVQPEPAKPVVQEEPVAAQPIKEAPVTASEEQAPQASTVAASESLFEKVYFDFDSSALSQKSRDALSKNADVLKQQADMKVQIEGNCDERGSAEYNLALGERRAKAAMHYLVNLGIPASRISTISYGEEKPADPGHDEAAWAKNRRDEFLIVK; from the coding sequence ATGCGCAAGGTAGTGTTCGGGAGTATAGTGGTGCTGTTCAGTGCAATGCTGGTGCTCGGCGGCTGTGCCAAGCAGGAAGTTGTCAAGAAGGACGAGCCGGTAGCTGCTGCAGTACCTCCTTCGGCAGTCCAGCCGGAGCCGGCAAAGCCGGTGGTGCAGGAAGAGCCCGTAGCTGCCCAGCCGATCAAGGAGGCACCGGTGACGGCCAGTGAGGAGCAGGCTCCTCAGGCATCTACGGTCGCCGCTTCCGAGTCACTTTTTGAAAAGGTCTACTTCGATTTCGACTCTTCGGCACTCAGCCAGAAATCTCGGGATGCGCTTTCCAAAAACGCCGACGTGCTGAAGCAACAAGCTGACATGAAGGTGCAAATTGAGGGGAATTGCGACGAGCGTGGTTCTGCAGAGTACAACCTGGCTTTGGGTGAGCGTCGCGCCAAGGCTGCAATGCACTACCTGGTAAACCTGGGGATTCCTGCCTCACGGATTTCCACCATCAGCTACGGTGAGGAAAAACCGGCTGATCCTGGTCATGACGAGGCAGCCTGGGCTAAAAACCGGCGCGATGAGTTCCTTATTGTGAAATAA
- a CDS encoding TonB family protein: protein MTLTVMRRERGLGTLIPVSLFFHIALYAFFWWLHFFPTIHLPDAPVYYVDVVSLPVASPQAGTPGPPAPSAQEASPPKPPPKSPEMKLPAPRAATRSQPVAKPSVAGAKENEQAAREFEERLARIERANEARHEAAALAALRNRAASGTKPVGMPGGTGKEAGSDYASYIRSRLVDAFKTTIAYQSKDPRVIMTLTIDRSGRIAKSRVDRSSGDRLFEESVKRAIAKAEKEFRPPPGGGVFEYGFIFSPQGVGKQ from the coding sequence ATGACTCTCACTGTCATGAGACGTGAACGGGGGCTCGGCACGCTGATCCCCGTCTCACTCTTCTTTCATATCGCCCTCTACGCGTTTTTCTGGTGGCTGCACTTCTTTCCGACGATCCATCTTCCGGATGCCCCGGTTTATTATGTGGATGTGGTGAGTCTGCCGGTGGCCTCCCCCCAGGCAGGCACGCCCGGTCCTCCTGCTCCATCCGCCCAGGAAGCGTCCCCCCCGAAACCTCCACCGAAATCCCCGGAAATGAAACTTCCTGCGCCGCGTGCAGCCACTCGTTCGCAACCTGTCGCAAAACCTTCCGTTGCAGGAGCCAAGGAGAACGAACAGGCCGCCCGTGAGTTCGAAGAGCGGCTTGCCCGCATTGAGAGAGCCAACGAAGCGCGCCATGAGGCGGCAGCCTTGGCTGCACTGCGCAACAGGGCAGCCAGCGGCACCAAGCCGGTCGGCATGCCGGGCGGTACGGGGAAAGAGGCGGGGAGCGATTATGCCAGTTATATCCGTTCACGGCTGGTGGATGCCTTCAAGACCACCATTGCCTATCAGAGTAAGGACCCGCGGGTGATCATGACTCTGACCATCGATCGATCCGGGCGGATCGCAAAGAGCCGTGTTGATCGTTCAAGCGGAGACCGCCTGTTCGAGGAGTCAGTGAAACGGGCAATTGCCAAAGCGGAAAAGGAATTCAGGCCGCCGCCGGGTGGCGGGGTCTTCGAGTACGGATTCATCTTCAGCCCTCAGGGGGTTGGCAAGCAGTAA
- the tolQ gene encoding protein TolQ, translated as MAFFAGTGLVVKLVLFILLYFSVVSWAIIFYKILQVHRANNESVRFMDFFWKTKKFDMIHSQLDRFANSPLTVLFSEGYAELKKLMEHGEARDASEGVSTDLGGIENIARALRRATTSEITRLEKYTTFLATTGSTAPFIGLFGTVWGIMTAFKGIGETGSASLAVVAPGIAEALIATAIGLVAAIPAVMGYNHFQHKIRVLIGEMDNFSTEFLNIVQRTFAKK; from the coding sequence GTGGCATTTTTCGCCGGCACCGGCCTTGTCGTCAAACTGGTTCTGTTTATCCTGCTCTACTTCTCGGTAGTTTCCTGGGCTATAATCTTTTACAAAATTCTGCAGGTTCATCGTGCCAACAACGAATCGGTTCGTTTCATGGACTTCTTCTGGAAGACCAAGAAATTCGACATGATTCATTCCCAGCTCGACCGTTTTGCCAATTCGCCGCTCACGGTCCTCTTCAGCGAAGGGTATGCCGAATTGAAGAAGCTGATGGAGCATGGGGAAGCGCGGGATGCAAGCGAAGGGGTCAGCACCGATCTGGGTGGGATAGAGAATATTGCCCGTGCCTTGCGGCGCGCAACCACGTCGGAAATCACCCGCCTGGAGAAGTACACCACATTTCTCGCCACCACCGGCTCTACTGCGCCGTTTATCGGCCTGTTCGGGACGGTCTGGGGGATCATGACCGCGTTCAAGGGGATCGGCGAGACCGGTTCCGCCTCTCTCGCCGTCGTTGCCCCTGGTATCGCCGAAGCGCTGATCGCCACCGCTATCGGCCTGGTTGCCGCTATTCCGGCAGTCATGGGGTACAACCATTTTCAACACAAGATCCGGGTGTTGATCGGCGAGATGGATAACTTTTCCACCGAGTTTCTGAATATCGTCCAGCGGACGTTCGCAAAAAAATAA
- the tolR gene encoding protein TolR, with the protein MELGNRNSDRGTMSQINVTPLVDVMLVLLVIFMVTAPMMQQGVQVNLPKAETKALKSPEEAVVVSIEKNGRFFIDKAEISPDELKAKLSAIFVNRAKKEVFLKADRDVPYGEVVKVMAEIKGAGVERLGMVTEPAQRK; encoded by the coding sequence ATGGAACTAGGGAACAGAAACAGCGATCGCGGCACCATGTCACAGATCAACGTCACGCCGTTGGTCGACGTCATGCTGGTGCTGCTGGTAATATTCATGGTGACCGCCCCGATGATGCAGCAGGGGGTGCAGGTCAATCTGCCCAAGGCCGAAACCAAGGCACTCAAGTCTCCAGAGGAAGCGGTGGTCGTTTCTATTGAGAAAAACGGCCGGTTCTTCATCGACAAGGCTGAGATTTCCCCTGACGAGCTGAAGGCGAAGCTTTCGGCCATTTTCGTCAACCGAGCCAAGAAAGAGGTTTTCCTCAAGGCGGATCGCGATGTCCCCTACGGCGAGGTGGTAAAGGTAATGGCGGAGATCAAAGGAGCCGGGGTGGAACGCCTCGGCATGGTGACTGAGCCGGCTCAACGGAAATGA
- the hrcA gene encoding heat-inducible transcription repressor HrcA, producing MLDDLNERSKQILEAIIEDYIITAEPVGSRTITRRHPFALSPATVRNVMSDLEEMGFLASPHTSAGRVPTDKAYRFYVDSLLAVRQVSRSERDEIRRRCRINGRDIGSVLRDTSKMLSYISHYMGVVVAPRFTAAVLRQIEFVQLSGRRILVILVAQSGTVQNKIIESDEDISADDLNRMTNYLNGLLQGLTIAQIKSRIVEEMENEKTRYDRLMAKALELSQQTVGDADSEIFLEGRVNIMDVPEFADIGRMKEIFRAFEEKNQLVNLLNRCMDADGINIFIGSESRVSQMSDISLITSTYRTGRNSIGVLGVIGPTRMGYAKVIPIVDYTARLVSRLLESE from the coding sequence ATGCTGGACGATCTAAACGAGCGCAGCAAGCAGATCCTCGAAGCAATCATCGAGGACTATATCATAACGGCGGAACCGGTGGGGAGCAGGACCATCACCCGGCGGCATCCCTTTGCCCTGTCGCCGGCCACGGTCCGCAATGTCATGTCCGACCTGGAGGAGATGGGTTTTCTTGCATCGCCCCATACCTCTGCCGGCCGCGTTCCGACGGACAAGGCCTACCGCTTCTACGTGGATTCACTGCTGGCAGTCCGTCAGGTGAGCAGGAGCGAACGGGATGAAATCCGCCGCCGCTGCCGCATCAACGGCCGCGATATCGGTTCCGTCCTGCGCGATACCAGCAAGATGCTCTCCTACATCTCCCACTACATGGGGGTCGTCGTGGCGCCCCGCTTCACGGCTGCGGTACTGCGCCAGATCGAATTCGTCCAGCTCTCCGGCCGGCGGATTCTGGTCATCCTGGTAGCACAATCCGGTACGGTGCAGAACAAGATCATCGAATCCGACGAGGATATCTCGGCCGATGACCTGAACCGGATGACCAACTACCTCAACGGCCTGCTCCAGGGGCTGACCATCGCCCAGATCAAGAGCCGCATCGTCGAGGAGATGGAGAACGAAAAAACCCGCTACGACCGCCTCATGGCCAAGGCGTTGGAGCTTTCCCAGCAGACCGTGGGGGATGCGGATTCGGAGATCTTCCTTGAAGGCCGGGTCAACATCATGGATGTCCCCGAGTTCGCCGATATCGGGCGGATGAAGGAGATATTCCGGGCCTTTGAGGAAAAGAACCAGCTGGTCAATCTGCTCAATCGCTGTATGGATGCCGACGGCATCAATATTTTCATCGGTTCCGAGTCACGAGTGAGCCAGATGAGCGACATCAGCCTGATCACCTCGACATACCGGACCGGTCGCAATTCCATCGGTGTGCTGGGAGTTATCGGGCCTACCCGCATGGGGTACGCCAAGGTCATCCCGATTGTCGACTATACGGCCCGACTGGTCAGCCGCCTTCTCGAAAGCGAATGA
- the tolB gene encoding Tol-Pal system beta propeller repeat protein TolB: MYRFLLAIFFLSTLLLPSLLPAQEKYLEVTAPGNRQLQLSIAAPVALGGAAQADVANEMRDVFQFDMALAGPFAVLQSPVAEARSGIRSGEFDFAVWRAAGADMLIKSGYTVSGQTVTIECRLYDVLTQKELAAKRYSGGRQDLRRMAHTFSDDVMAAVTGIRGPFTSKIAFVTTKSGNKEISLMDYDGHNVLRLTRNGSINLYPDFSPNGRELIFTSYKKRNPDLYRRELFSGTEARVTNYRGTNISGTYAPDGNRIALSMSKDGNAEIYILSKDGKQLARLTHTDAIEVTPAWSPDGTKIAFVSDRLGKPQVFIMDADGKNVRRLTTAGSYNVNPRWSPRGDRIAYCRQMGGGFQIFSINPDGSDDTQLTSDGSNEHPRWSPDGRFLTFSSKRGGREAIYVMRADGSGQVKVSRGTASDSQPVWSPRW; this comes from the coding sequence ATGTACAGATTTCTCTTAGCCATTTTCTTTTTGAGCACCCTGTTGCTGCCGTCATTGCTGCCGGCCCAGGAGAAATACCTGGAGGTGACCGCACCCGGCAACCGCCAGCTCCAGCTCAGCATTGCCGCTCCCGTCGCTCTCGGAGGGGCGGCCCAGGCTGATGTTGCCAACGAGATGCGGGACGTCTTTCAGTTCGACATGGCGCTAGCCGGCCCCTTTGCCGTTCTCCAGTCCCCTGTTGCGGAAGCCCGTAGTGGCATCCGCTCCGGGGAGTTCGATTTCGCGGTCTGGCGCGCAGCAGGTGCCGATATGCTGATCAAGAGCGGTTACACCGTGTCGGGACAGACGGTCACCATCGAATGCCGGCTCTATGATGTCTTGACGCAGAAGGAGCTGGCTGCAAAACGGTACAGCGGGGGGAGACAAGACCTGCGCCGGATGGCCCATACCTTTTCGGACGACGTAATGGCGGCAGTGACCGGCATCAGGGGGCCGTTTACCAGCAAGATCGCTTTTGTCACCACAAAGAGCGGCAACAAGGAGATCAGTCTCATGGACTATGACGGCCATAATGTCCTGAGATTGACCCGGAATGGCTCCATCAATCTCTATCCCGACTTTTCACCCAACGGCCGGGAACTGATCTTTACCTCTTACAAGAAGCGCAATCCCGACCTGTATCGCCGAGAGCTCTTCAGCGGCACGGAAGCCAGGGTAACCAATTACCGTGGCACGAACATCTCCGGCACCTATGCGCCCGACGGCAACCGCATCGCCCTTTCCATGAGCAAGGACGGCAATGCGGAGATCTATATCCTGAGCAAGGATGGGAAGCAGTTGGCCCGCCTCACCCATACCGACGCCATCGAGGTCACGCCGGCCTGGTCTCCGGACGGGACCAAGATCGCCTTTGTCTCGGACCGCCTGGGCAAGCCGCAGGTCTTCATCATGGATGCGGACGGGAAGAACGTCCGGCGGCTGACCACTGCCGGGAGTTACAACGTGAACCCGCGCTGGTCGCCGCGAGGGGATCGGATTGCCTACTGCCGGCAGATGGGAGGAGGATTCCAGATCTTCTCTATCAACCCGGACGGTAGCGACGATACCCAGCTCACTAGCGACGGGAGCAACGAGCACCCGCGCTGGTCGCCCGATGGCCGTTTCCTCACCTTCAGCTCAAAGCGGGGTGGCCGGGAGGCGATCTATGTCATGCGGGCCGATGGCAGCGGCCAAGTCAAGGTGTCGCGCGGGACGGCCAGCGATTCCCAGCCTGTCTGGTCGCCGCGCTGGTAA